The following are encoded in a window of Acropora muricata isolate sample 2 unplaced genomic scaffold, ASM3666990v1 scaffold_755, whole genome shotgun sequence genomic DNA:
- the LOC136908024 gene encoding uncharacterized protein, protein MRKAPEGRNRHQGGLTFVMVSSGVMKVILSFYRDDEGSAFERHRGRVPFDIEKHNSMEIACKHLIEFMGIKQQTEKFGLGSFDFKLFRLKNFAIVTQAQLNMELPFLMGSTTSELIVGYWIRVDTVQKVKRKYMLPKYVGSFTAEITNCVR, encoded by the exons ATGCGAAAGGCGCCAGAAGGTCGTAACAGGCACCAGGGAGGGTTGACCTTCGTGATGGTGTCGAGTGGCGTGATGAAGGTTATTCTCAGCTTTTATCGCGATGATGAAGGATCGGCATTCGAACGGCACAGAGGTCGTGTACCGTTCGATATTGAAAAGCATAATTCAATGGAGATAGCCTGCAAACATTTGATAGAATTCATGGGAATCAAACAGCAAACGGAAAAGTTCGGACTCGGTAGCTTCGATTTTAAGTTGTTTCGACtgaaaaattttgcaattgTGACACAGGCCCAGCTGAACATGGAGCTACCCTTTCTAATGGGAAGTACCACAAGTGAGCTAATTG ttggttactggattagagttgacacagttcaaaaggttaagaggaagtacatgctaccaaaatacgttggaagtttcacagctgag